CGCCGAGCTGCTCGGTGAGCTGAAGGAACTCGTCGAAAACCTCGGCATCTCCGTCGCGCGCACCGTGCTCGTCACCATGCGCGCCGGCGAGCAACCGAAATTTCTCATCGGCACCGGCAAGACCGCCGAGCTCATCGGCCTCGCCAAGGCCGACGAGTGCGACCTCATCGTCTTCGACAAGGAACTCTCGCCCGCGCAGCAGCGCAACTGGGAGGAGGAATCCGGCCTCGCCGTCATCGACCGCCAGGAAGTCATTCTCGAAATCTTCGCCGACCGCGCGCAAACGCGCGAAGCTGTTCTCCAAGTCGCGCTCGCGCGCATGGAGTATTCGTTGCCGCGCCTCACGCGCGCGTGGACGCACCTCTCGCGCCAGCGCGGCAAAGGCGCGATGGGCGGCGAAGGCGAGACGCAGCTAGAACAGGATCGCCGCCTCGTGCGCGACCGCATCGCGCACCTCAAGCGCGAGCTCGAACAGGTGCTCCAGCAGCGCGACGTCCAGCGCCGCCGCCGCATGCGCAAGCCCGTGCCCGGCGCCGCCATCGTCGGCTACACCAACGCCGGCAAATCCTCGCTCCTCAACAAACTCACCGGCGCGCAGGTCCTCGCGGCCGACAAGCTCTTCGCCACGCTCGATCCGACCACGCGCCAGCTCGCGCTGCCCGACGGCCGCACGCTGCTCATGACCGACACCGTCGGCTTCATCCGCCGCCTGCCGCACCGTCTCGTCGAAGCGTTCAAGGCCACGCTCGAGGAAGTCGTCGTCTCGGATTTCATCATCCACGTCCTCGACGTCGCCAACCCGAACGTCGAACACCACTTCGCCACCACGATGGAAGTGCTCGGCGAACTCGGCGCCGCCGACAAGCCGATGATCATCGCCTTCAACAAAGTCGACGCCACCTCGCCCGAGACGATCGCGCTCTTCCGCGCGCGCCACCCGGAAGCGCTCTTCATCAGCGTGCACACCGGCGAAGGCCTCGACCGCCTCCTCGCGCGCTGCGCCGAACTCGCGATCGACGACCAGATGTCCGCCGAGCTGCTTCTCCCGCACGACCGCTACGACCTCGTCGCCAAGCTCCACCAACTCGGCACCGTCGCCGAGCAGGACACGCGCGACGAAGGCGTCTTCATCCGCGGCCGCTTCCCGCTCAAGCAGCGCGCGCTTTTCGAGCCGTTCCTCGCACCCGCCGCTCCCGCGCCCGCCGCGGCGAAGAAAAAATCTGCGAAGCCAGCCGCCCGCGCGCGCTGAAACGCCGCGCGTTCGCACCATCGGGTGGTCGCCGCCGCCCCCGCGGCGACACGCCCCGCACGCCACCCTCGCCCGCGCGCTCCTTTCGCGAGTAACCAACCGCGGCGGCGCGCGTCTCCCGGAGCATAACGCACCTGTCCGCCATGCGCCTCGCTCCACTGCTCGTCTCCGTGCTCTTCCTCGGCTTCGCCGCCGCCATCGCCGCGCCGACCCCGCCCGCCCAGCCCGCCACCGGCCCCGGCGGCGCCGACTACGCCTACGCGAACGTCGCTTCGCACAGCACCGGCGAAGGCGGCGACGACGTCACGATTTTCTGGCCCGAGAAATCCACTGCGGAAAATCTTCCGGTCATCGTCTTCACTCACGGCTGGGGCGCGATGAAGCCGGAGCACTACCTCGCGTGGATTCACCATCTCGTGCGCCACGGCGCGTTCGTGCTCTACCCGCGCTATCAGAAAAGTCTGCGCGCCCCATCGGCGGACTTCACCCCCAACGCCGTCGCCGGCGTGAAACGCGGCCTCGAGTGGCTTGCGACGCAGAAACAGCTCCCGCGCGCCGATCTCACGCGCCTCGCCACGGTCGGCCACTCCGCCGGCGGCGTGCTCGCCGCCAATCTCGTCATCGCGCTCCCCGCCGCCGGTTTGCCCGCGCCCAAGGCCGCGATGTGCGTCGAACCCGCCGTCCTCGAACGCGACGGCAAACCCCTCGTCCCGTTATCCGACCTCGCCAAAATTCCGGCTACGACGCTGCTTCTCACACTCTCCGGCGATCGCGACACGCTGGTGGGCGACATCGGCGCGCGCCGCATCTACGAATCCGCGACCGCCGTGCCCGCCGCGAACAAGGACTGGCTCGAACTCCGTTCCGACGACCACGGAGCGCCGGCGCTCGTCGCCACGCACCGCGCCCCCGCCGCCCCGCTGCCCGGCTACACGCCACCGAAGCGCGAGGAGCCGAAGGGATTCATCCGGAAGCGCATCGCGGAAAAAGCGAAGGAGCGTCTCGCCGAGCGCGGCCTCGATCTCGACTCCTCGACGCAGGAGCCGCCGGTCACCGACGCACTCGATTACTACGGCACGTGGAAACTCTTCGATGCGCTGTGCGCCTCCGCCTTCGAAAACAAATTCCGCGACGCCGCCCTCGGCGGCGGCCCCGCGCAACTCGACATGGGCAAATGGAGCGACGGCACGCCGGTTAAGCCCCTCGCGCGCCGCAGCGCGCCTCCCGCCGCGCAGTAATCGGGCGGTTTCTTTCTCAAGGCAGGACGCCCGGCGAGTCGCCCTCGGTCCACGGCAAAAAATTCTGCCGACGTCGCGTCCGGCTCGCGCACGCTGAAACGTGCCGTTCGCGCGTCAACCTGCGTAATTTTCCGACGACCGCGTCGCGTGCCTCCGTCCTCCGCCGAACGGCCCGGGCACTCGCATCAATTTCAGATTGCGACCGCCCGAGTTCACGTCGAATTCGCCTCCCGCCCCACGCATTCGCCCCATGCCGACCTTTCGCCTGAACATCAACGGGCAGACGCACAGCGTCGACGCCCCCGCGGACACTCCGCTGCTCTGGATCCTCCGCGACAACCTCCAGCTCACGGGCACGAAATTCGGCTGCGGCCAGGGCCTGTGCGGCGCCTGCACCGTCCACCTCAACGGCGTGCCCGTCCGCTCCTGCCAGATGCCCATCTCCGTCGTCTCCGGCATGCCGATCACGACGATCGAGGGCCTCGATCCCGCCGGAGCGCACCCGCTGCAAAAAGCCTGGTGCGACCACGACGTCGCGCAGTGCGGCTACTGCCAGCCGGGCCAGATCATGACCGCCGCCGCGCTCCTGAAATCCAATCCCACGCCCACCGACACCGACATCGACGCCGCGATGGCGGGCAACCTCTGCCGCTGCGGCACCTATCTCCGCATCCGCGCCGCGATCAAGGACGCCGCGAGCCTCAACACCGCGAGCGCGCCCGCCACGACGACCGCGAACTCAGGAGGTGCAAAATGAGCACCGACACCTTCGCCGTTTCCCGCCGCGAATTTCTCCGCCTCACCGCGCTCGCCGGCGGCGGCTTCGCCCTCGGCTACGTGTTGCCGCGCGATCTCCTCGCCCAGGCCACGCCGCTCGACAACACCGCGCGCGCCTTCACGCCCAACGCATTCATCCGCATCGAGCCGAGCGGCCTTGTCACGCTCGTCGCGAAGAATCCCGAGTTCGGCCAAGGCGTGAAGACCACGCTGCCGATGATCCTCGCCGAGGAACTCGACGTTGAGTTCTCCTCCGTGCGCATCGAGCAGGCCAACCTCGATCCGCAACTCGGCTTCCAGCTCTCCGGCGGCAGCACGTCCGTGCCGACCAACTACCTGCCACTGCGGCGCGCCGGCGCGGTCGCGCGCCACCAGCTCGTCGCCGCCGCCGCGCAGACATGGAACGTCCCCGCCAGCGAGCTCACCACCGACAAAGGCCGCGTGAAGCACGCCGTCACCGGCCGCATGCTCAGCTACGGCGAACTCGCGACCAAAGCCGCGCAACTGCCGCTGCCCGACGAAAACTCCGTGCCGCTGAAACCCATCGCCGATTTCAAGCTCCTCGGCTCGCGCGTCGGCGGCGTCGATAACCCCGCCATCGTCACCGGTCGCGTGCGCTTCGGCCTCGACCAGCACGTGCCCGGCCTGCGCTACGCCGTCTTCGAAAAATGCCCCGTCTTCGGCGGCCGCGTCCGCTCCGCCAATCTCGACGACATCCGCGGCCAGCCCGGCGTGCGCCACGCCTTCGTCATCGAGGGCGGCACCGATCTCGAAACGCTCGTGTCCGGAGTCGCCATCGTCGCGGACAACACCTGGGCCGCCTTCAACGCCCGCCGCCGCTTGCACGTCGACTGGGATTTCGGCCCCGGCGCCGCACAGAGC
This portion of the Candidatus Didemnitutus sp. genome encodes:
- a CDS encoding (2Fe-2S)-binding protein translates to MPTFRLNINGQTHSVDAPADTPLLWILRDNLQLTGTKFGCGQGLCGACTVHLNGVPVRSCQMPISVVSGMPITTIEGLDPAGAHPLQKAWCDHDVAQCGYCQPGQIMTAAALLKSNPTPTDTDIDAAMAGNLCRCGTYLRIRAAIKDAASLNTASAPATTTANSGGAK
- a CDS encoding alpha/beta hydrolase; the protein is MRLAPLLVSVLFLGFAAAIAAPTPPAQPATGPGGADYAYANVASHSTGEGGDDVTIFWPEKSTAENLPVIVFTHGWGAMKPEHYLAWIHHLVRHGAFVLYPRYQKSLRAPSADFTPNAVAGVKRGLEWLATQKQLPRADLTRLATVGHSAGGVLAANLVIALPAAGLPAPKAAMCVEPAVLERDGKPLVPLSDLAKIPATTLLLTLSGDRDTLVGDIGARRIYESATAVPAANKDWLELRSDDHGAPALVATHRAPAAPLPGYTPPKREEPKGFIRKRIAEKAKERLAERGLDLDSSTQEPPVTDALDYYGTWKLFDALCASAFENKFRDAALGGGPAQLDMGKWSDGTPVKPLARRSAPPAAQ
- the hflX gene encoding GTPase HflX, which gives rise to MADFLTDQKKTTRALLVGVQTHDMAVGEGAELLGELKELVENLGISVARTVLVTMRAGEQPKFLIGTGKTAELIGLAKADECDLIVFDKELSPAQQRNWEEESGLAVIDRQEVILEIFADRAQTREAVLQVALARMEYSLPRLTRAWTHLSRQRGKGAMGGEGETQLEQDRRLVRDRIAHLKRELEQVLQQRDVQRRRRMRKPVPGAAIVGYTNAGKSSLLNKLTGAQVLAADKLFATLDPTTRQLALPDGRTLLMTDTVGFIRRLPHRLVEAFKATLEEVVVSDFIIHVLDVANPNVEHHFATTMEVLGELGAADKPMIIAFNKVDATSPETIALFRARHPEALFISVHTGEGLDRLLARCAELAIDDQMSAELLLPHDRYDLVAKLHQLGTVAEQDTRDEGVFIRGRFPLKQRALFEPFLAPAAPAPAAAKKKSAKPAARAR